The Sporocytophaga myxococcoides genome contains a region encoding:
- a CDS encoding DUF5131 family protein — protein MSQSSIEWTEVTWNPVTGCTKISSGCKFCYAERMAKRLKSMGVKQYENGFNLTLAPQMLNHPYKWKSPKTVFVNSMSDLFHELVPLEYIQKVFEVMNNTPQHTYQILTKRSERLKELSKHLKWTNNIWMGVSVEEEKVSFRIKDLINTPAKVKFLSIEPLINPVYNLYLDNIDWVIVGGESGPKARPIEKEWITYVHKECKKKKVPFFFKQWGKPEFNSNPFDPTKVKEHPMYAKGGCELDGKVYRQMPVLIST, from the coding sequence ATGTCACAATCTAGCATCGAGTGGACAGAAGTGACTTGGAATCCAGTGACTGGCTGTACTAAAATTAGTTCTGGTTGCAAATTTTGCTATGCCGAACGTATGGCTAAAAGATTGAAGTCAATGGGGGTAAAACAATATGAGAATGGTTTTAACCTGACTTTGGCGCCACAAATGCTTAATCATCCATACAAATGGAAATCTCCCAAAACTGTTTTTGTGAATTCGATGAGCGATCTCTTCCATGAACTTGTTCCGCTTGAATATATTCAAAAAGTTTTTGAGGTTATGAATAATACACCACAACACACTTACCAGATATTGACTAAAAGATCTGAGAGATTGAAAGAATTATCTAAGCATTTAAAGTGGACAAATAATATTTGGATGGGTGTTTCTGTCGAAGAAGAAAAAGTAAGTTTCAGAATTAAGGATTTAATTAATACGCCTGCCAAGGTCAAATTTCTTTCTATCGAGCCCCTTATAAACCCTGTTTATAATCTTTATCTTGATAATATTGACTGGGTGATAGTAGGTGGCGAATCTGGCCCTAAAGCAAGGCCTATAGAAAAAGAATGGATTACATATGTTCATAAGGAATGTAAAAAGAAAAAGGTTCCATTCTTTTTTAAACAATGGGGTAAGCCAGAGTTTAATTCAAACCCTTTTGATCCAACGAAGGTAAAAGAGCATCCTATGTATGCAAAAGGGGGGTGTGAGCTTGATGGAAAAGTTTACAGGCAAATGCCTGTTTTGATAAGTACATAA
- a CDS encoding NHL domain-containing protein, with protein sequence MIKINSIQKLKVIIALLLLLQVKVKGQVIILDNQVTTFSGTGVSGYTDGPKSIAQFFGPMGLAFDQKGNLYVADNINRSIIRKVTPDGVVSTYAGNGVQGFANGSLSNAKFSQPTDLIFSTDGIAYVADNGNHQIRKISSSGNVTTFAGSLDYGNVDGVGGSAQFNQPYSAVFDKNGNLFVTDEFNHQIRKITPQGVVTVFAGNGEAGFADGTGTAARFDMPMGIDIDAQGNLYVADYLNSRIRKVTPQGVVTTVAGTGEEGFANGNAATAKFDRPSGLALDASGNIYVADSYNYRVRKISVDGIVSTFAGNGTSGYIDGLSGKSSFRSVSDVAFGPDGALYVSDNAHIRKIAPVSFKAFSSVQNSPSTAQSIAISASSLTGNLSILASDGYEVSLSSTSGFASSLNLTATNGSITSVEIFIRISNTAKPGTNNGTISFTSPGAQDVVLNFTGETIPNIASPTIMKGVYVSTYASGLKATGVVADSDGNLFVADGANHVIKKISTDGTITVLAGAGTSGFADGKGIDAKFNYPYGIAIAKNGDLYITDSNNHRIRKVTQDGEVSTVAGTGTTGSLDGAAATAQFYNPRGIAIDIYGNIFVADLNNDKVRKISTDLIVSTIVGTSFYFPSGVAADLNGNIYVADQANQKIKKIAADGTISIIAGTTVGYVDGNALSSKFNYPSALTVDVEGNIYVSDVQNHLIRKILQTGLVVTLGGSTSSSGSVDGVGTSAVFSSPQGLTTDLKGNVYVADVGSGKIRKLSAYQMAGLYGIQGSPSAKVDFPVVAAALTNNLVVTGTANLEVSSYVSFSNSLNITPTNGTANFTLSIRTKATAPVGAILDTIIVSSLGAEILRIPVEAYVSSMKSVINFDPVVSTLAGTATSGFQDGKGVDARFNTPYGLALDKNDNLFVADYTNHRIRKITPDGEVTTYAGTGTKGSSNGPIATATFNNPQGLVFDAAGNLYVSEYGNNVIRKITPDGIVSTFVGGSFSGNADGTGSQALFYNPSLMAIDASGNIFLCDVGNNKIRKISPEGVVTSLPFYFKNPKGIAFDDAGNIYVVDNNNHQIVKITPNNEYSVFAGGGSSGADGVGSSAGFYYPSGITRGKDGNFYIADGLDYKIRQMTPSGIVTTIAGTGTSGTADGLGSSATFSATNALVVGSTGNIYISEYNNIRKISKLALTPFQAEFGSVSPSQSFNVKGFNLTESMSITAPAGFELSFSATTGYSNSLSLAPSNGNIASKRIYIRLAATANLSSFNDKVVISVSTAEFKTLDVQGTVTGVVSSVKNADENEFAVYPNPVQNLLHIIPNTGKSETLSVKLINMQGIEVLSTEKSGAAAFELDFNLLPAGIYLLELNDGSGAVQRKIIK encoded by the coding sequence ATGATTAAGATTAATTCAATTCAGAAGTTAAAAGTAATTATTGCCTTGCTTTTACTTTTACAGGTAAAGGTAAAAGGCCAGGTGATTATATTAGACAATCAGGTGACAACATTTTCTGGAACGGGTGTATCCGGGTATACCGATGGTCCCAAAAGTATTGCACAATTTTTTGGTCCCATGGGCTTGGCTTTTGACCAAAAAGGAAACCTTTATGTTGCAGACAACATAAACAGATCCATCATCAGAAAAGTAACTCCGGATGGAGTGGTAAGCACCTATGCAGGAAATGGAGTTCAGGGTTTTGCAAACGGAAGTCTTTCTAATGCCAAATTCAGCCAGCCTACCGATCTGATTTTTTCCACTGACGGCATTGCTTATGTTGCAGACAATGGAAACCACCAGATAAGAAAAATTTCCAGCTCGGGCAATGTAACAACTTTTGCAGGAAGTCTTGACTATGGCAATGTAGATGGTGTCGGAGGGTCGGCACAATTTAATCAGCCCTATAGCGCTGTTTTTGATAAAAATGGAAATTTATTTGTTACTGACGAATTCAATCACCAGATAAGAAAAATAACACCACAGGGAGTTGTAACTGTTTTTGCCGGCAATGGCGAGGCAGGATTTGCTGATGGTACAGGAACTGCCGCACGCTTTGATATGCCAATGGGAATAGATATTGATGCCCAGGGTAACTTGTATGTAGCCGATTACCTAAACAGTAGGATTAGAAAAGTGACACCTCAGGGAGTTGTTACGACTGTAGCAGGAACAGGAGAAGAAGGTTTTGCAAATGGGAATGCAGCCACTGCTAAATTTGACAGACCAAGTGGTCTTGCTCTTGACGCATCTGGTAATATATATGTAGCAGATAGTTACAATTATAGAGTAAGGAAAATATCTGTAGATGGCATTGTTTCAACTTTTGCTGGCAATGGTACTTCCGGGTATATAGATGGTCTTAGTGGTAAATCATCTTTTAGATCTGTCAGTGATGTAGCATTTGGTCCTGATGGTGCTCTTTATGTGTCGGATAATGCTCATATTCGAAAAATAGCTCCGGTTTCTTTTAAAGCCTTTTCATCTGTTCAAAATTCGCCATCAACTGCTCAATCCATTGCTATAAGCGCATCTTCTTTAACTGGAAATTTAAGCATACTAGCTTCAGATGGTTACGAAGTATCTCTTTCCTCAACATCAGGTTTTGCCAGTTCATTAAATTTAACAGCCACAAACGGTTCAATTACATCAGTAGAAATTTTTATAAGAATATCTAACACAGCTAAACCTGGGACAAACAATGGAACCATTTCCTTTACTTCTCCAGGAGCCCAGGATGTAGTATTGAATTTTACAGGAGAAACAATTCCAAATATTGCTTCTCCGACTATTATGAAAGGAGTATATGTGAGTACATATGCTTCAGGATTAAAGGCTACTGGCGTAGTAGCAGATTCTGACGGAAATTTATTTGTTGCAGATGGTGCGAACCATGTAATTAAAAAAATCTCAACAGATGGAACCATAACCGTTCTGGCGGGCGCTGGCACGAGCGGATTTGCTGACGGAAAAGGTATAGATGCTAAATTTAATTATCCATATGGTATTGCAATAGCCAAAAATGGGGATCTATATATCACAGATTCCAATAACCACCGAATAAGAAAAGTAACGCAGGATGGAGAGGTAAGCACTGTTGCAGGAACCGGCACTACAGGATCATTAGATGGGGCAGCAGCTACAGCCCAATTTTATAACCCAAGAGGCATAGCAATTGATATCTATGGAAATATTTTTGTAGCAGATTTAAATAACGATAAAGTAAGAAAGATTAGCACTGACTTGATCGTCTCCACAATAGTAGGAACTTCTTTCTACTTTCCTTCCGGAGTAGCTGCTGATTTAAATGGAAATATTTATGTTGCTGATCAGGCAAATCAAAAAATTAAGAAGATAGCTGCTGATGGTACAATTTCAATCATTGCAGGAACTACAGTAGGATATGTTGATGGAAATGCATTAAGCTCAAAATTTAATTATCCATCTGCGCTTACCGTGGATGTTGAAGGCAATATCTATGTTTCTGATGTGCAAAATCATTTGATAAGAAAGATATTGCAAACAGGTCTTGTAGTAACACTTGGCGGAAGTACTTCGAGTTCAGGATCAGTAGATGGTGTTGGTACTAGTGCTGTTTTTTCGTCTCCTCAAGGGCTAACTACTGATCTAAAAGGAAATGTTTATGTAGCTGACGTAGGAAGTGGTAAAATCAGAAAGTTAAGTGCATATCAAATGGCTGGGCTGTATGGGATACAAGGCTCTCCTTCTGCTAAAGTTGATTTCCCGGTAGTTGCTGCTGCGCTTACCAATAATCTGGTTGTAACGGGTACTGCTAATCTGGAAGTTTCTTCCTATGTATCTTTTTCAAACAGTTTGAATATTACTCCTACAAACGGGACTGCAAATTTCACTTTATCAATAAGAACAAAGGCTACAGCTCCTGTAGGGGCCATCCTGGATACAATAATTGTTTCATCTTTAGGAGCGGAAATACTGAGAATTCCTGTTGAGGCATATGTATCATCAATGAAATCGGTTATCAACTTTGACCCTGTTGTTTCCACACTTGCAGGTACAGCAACATCCGGTTTTCAGGATGGTAAAGGAGTGGATGCAAGGTTTAATACCCCTTATGGTCTGGCACTAGACAAAAATGACAATCTCTTTGTAGCAGATTATACTAATCACAGAATTAGAAAAATTACTCCAGATGGTGAAGTAACTACCTATGCAGGTACAGGAACTAAAGGGTCTTCGAATGGACCAATAGCTACAGCAACATTTAACAACCCTCAAGGATTAGTTTTTGATGCTGCCGGAAACCTATATGTCTCCGAATATGGCAACAATGTAATTCGAAAAATTACACCAGATGGCATTGTATCAACATTCGTTGGGGGATCATTCTCTGGAAATGCCGATGGAACTGGAAGCCAGGCTTTATTTTATAACCCTTCACTGATGGCTATTGATGCGTCGGGTAATATTTTTCTATGCGATGTAGGGAATAACAAGATCCGAAAAATTAGTCCGGAAGGCGTAGTTACATCTCTTCCATTTTATTTCAAAAATCCGAAAGGAATTGCTTTTGATGATGCTGGTAACATTTATGTGGTTGATAACAATAATCATCAAATAGTAAAAATAACACCTAATAATGAATACAGTGTGTTTGCGGGCGGAGGCAGTTCTGGCGCAGATGGAGTAGGATCTTCTGCAGGTTTTTATTACCCATCAGGTATTACAAGGGGTAAAGATGGTAACTTTTACATAGCAGATGGTCTGGACTACAAAATCAGACAGATGACACCTTCCGGCATCGTCACGACTATTGCGGGAACGGGAACTTCAGGTACTGCAGATGGTCTTGGATCCTCCGCTACTTTCAGTGCCACTAATGCTTTGGTGGTAGGCTCCACTGGCAATATTTATATTTCTGAGTATAATAATATCAGAAAGATATCTAAGCTTGCTTTGACCCCATTCCAAGCTGAATTTGGATCTGTTTCACCTAGTCAGTCCTTTAATGTAAAAGGATTTAATTTGACAGAAAGCATGTCTATCACTGCCCCTGCAGGATTTGAATTGTCTTTTTCTGCAACCACAGGCTATTCAAATAGCTTAAGCCTGGCTCCTTCAAATGGAAATATTGCATCGAAAAGAATTTACATTCGATTGGCTGCCACTGCTAATTTATCCAGCTTTAATGACAAAGTGGTCATCAGCGTTTCTACTGCTGAATTTAAAACGTTGGATGTACAGGGAACAGTGACAGGTGTAGTTTCATCAGTGAAAAATGCAGATGAAAATGAATTTGCCGTTTACCCAAATCCTGTACAAAACCTTCTTCATATTATTCCAAATACAGGTAAAAGTGAAACTTTATCGGTAAAGCTTATAAATATGCAAGGAATAGAAGTTTTATCTACTGAAAAAAGTGGGGCTGCAGCATTTGAACTGGACTTCAATTTACTTCCGGCAGGTATTTACCTATTGGAATTAAATGATGGATCAGGCGCCGTTCAACGCAAGATTATAAAATAA
- a CDS encoding PAS domain-containing sensor histidine kinase — translation MELLRKLFESDFMPHGHCYFWKPEIYLTNAISDSIIAIAYFTIPFSIGYIVKIRKDFKYYWLLILFAIFILGCGTTHVMDVINIWKPYYRLDSLFRVITALASIGTAIALLKYTPEIILIPNAEEFRGINVKLKEQIALLNQKEEQLRIAQVQLSKINEELEKKVIERTADLINANEQLSKRSIELEKSEGKLRTLADNIPNLVWIANKEGEISWYNSRMYEYTGKTPEEMEGWGWQSVHDPSILPLVIEKWQNSISTGQPFQMTFPMKGKEGNYKHFLTRVVPIKNKKGEIENWFGTNTDITQEIMAQKTLEELAYSQRQFKSTFEQAAVGMAHVAENGKFILLNQKYCELMGYSLDELINLSFEDITYPDDINADLELFQKLKAKDIPNYKIEKRYIKKNGEIFWGKLTRSIVWNEKGNFEYAVAIVDDITIRKQIEEKLIHSNIELKKINNDLDNFIYTASHDLKAPISNMEGLLHTIYDETKNIFTIDVLQLLKMMEESIDRLKITIQDLTEISIVQKDIDNNRELISVSEIYNEYMEDHKAELAKSNAIFTTDFKEKEVYLSRQNFRTILYNLINNSIQYHHPQRRPVIHLNTYRENNFLVFKITDNGIGFDMSQKDKIFRMFKRLHAHIPGSGVGLYLVKRIVENSDGKIEVNSELEKGSEFRIYLPIIDTI, via the coding sequence ATGGAATTATTACGCAAGCTATTCGAATCTGACTTTATGCCTCACGGGCATTGTTATTTTTGGAAGCCAGAAATTTATTTGACCAATGCGATCAGTGACAGCATCATCGCTATAGCCTATTTTACCATCCCATTTAGTATCGGATATATTGTTAAAATCAGAAAGGATTTTAAGTATTACTGGTTATTGATTCTATTTGCCATTTTTATTCTGGGGTGTGGAACAACACATGTTATGGATGTAATAAACATATGGAAGCCTTACTACCGTCTTGATAGCTTGTTTAGAGTAATTACCGCATTGGCATCTATAGGAACAGCAATTGCCTTACTTAAGTACACCCCTGAAATAATATTGATACCTAACGCAGAAGAATTCAGAGGGATAAATGTAAAACTAAAAGAACAGATCGCATTATTAAACCAAAAAGAGGAACAGTTACGTATCGCCCAGGTTCAATTATCCAAAATAAATGAAGAGTTGGAAAAAAAGGTAATTGAAAGAACTGCTGATTTAATAAATGCGAATGAACAGTTATCAAAAAGGTCTATTGAGTTGGAAAAAAGTGAAGGAAAACTTAGAACCTTAGCAGACAATATACCTAACCTTGTATGGATTGCAAACAAAGAGGGAGAAATCTCATGGTATAACAGCAGAATGTATGAATACACAGGTAAAACACCGGAAGAAATGGAAGGTTGGGGTTGGCAATCAGTGCATGATCCTTCGATCCTACCGTTAGTAATTGAGAAATGGCAAAATTCCATATCCACCGGACAACCTTTTCAAATGACTTTTCCGATGAAAGGAAAGGAAGGTAATTATAAACATTTTCTTACAAGGGTAGTGCCAATAAAAAATAAAAAGGGAGAAATTGAAAATTGGTTTGGTACCAATACTGACATCACTCAGGAAATAATGGCACAAAAAACCTTAGAAGAATTGGCATATAGTCAACGTCAGTTTAAATCAACGTTTGAACAAGCAGCAGTAGGCATGGCCCATGTTGCAGAAAATGGAAAGTTCATTTTACTGAATCAAAAGTATTGCGAATTGATGGGATATTCCCTAGACGAGCTTATTAATTTATCTTTTGAAGATATTACATATCCTGATGATATTAATGCCGATTTGGAACTATTTCAAAAACTCAAAGCAAAGGATATCCCTAATTATAAGATTGAAAAAAGATACATTAAAAAAAATGGAGAAATTTTTTGGGGAAAACTTACCCGTTCCATTGTTTGGAATGAAAAAGGAAATTTTGAATACGCAGTTGCTATTGTTGATGATATAACCATACGTAAGCAAATCGAAGAAAAGTTAATACACTCAAATATTGAATTAAAAAAAATAAATAATGATTTAGATAATTTTATATATACCGCTTCTCATGATTTAAAAGCTCCTATCTCTAATATGGAAGGACTTCTACATACTATTTACGATGAAACCAAAAATATATTTACAATAGATGTTCTTCAGCTTTTGAAAATGATGGAAGAATCTATTGACCGGTTGAAGATTACAATTCAAGACCTGACAGAAATCAGCATAGTTCAAAAAGATATTGATAATAACCGAGAGCTCATTTCTGTCTCCGAAATTTATAACGAATACATGGAAGATCATAAAGCGGAGTTAGCAAAAAGCAATGCTATATTCACCACTGACTTTAAGGAAAAAGAAGTTTACCTTTCCAGGCAGAATTTCCGGACTATTTTATACAATCTGATCAATAATTCCATACAGTATCATCATCCGCAACGCAGGCCTGTCATTCATTTAAATACTTATCGAGAGAATAATTTTTTAGTTTTTAAAATAACTGACAATGGAATTGGATTTGACATGAGCCAAAAGGATAAAATTTTTAGAATGTTTAAGAGATTGCACGCACATATCCCCGGATCTGGGGTTGGTTTGTATTTAGTTAAAAGAATTGTTGAAAACTCAGATGGGAAAATAGAAGTCAATAGTGAACTTGAAAAAGGCTCTGAATTCAGAATATATCTACCAATTATTGATACAATTTAA